The stretch of DNA CCCTCGGCATTTCCCGGCACCTCCTGAAGGGAACCGGACATGGGTCCCCACCCCGCGGTCGCGGCGATACGTTTGGCGGTCCGCCGCGTACTCCACGACGTCCTCACCCAGTACCAGCACGGCGAACACCCCGCGCGCCGCGCCGCCCCTCCGCACGGCGGGCCACCCGCCCAGCACCCGGAGCGGCTGGCGACGCCCCCCGAGTGGGCCGCCGGGATCCTCCGCGCGAGCCGCCCCTTCCGGCCCCCGCTGCCGGACGCACCGCTCGTCCTCGTCGCCTGTTCAGGTGGCGCCGACTCCATGGCGCTCGCCTCCGCCCTCGCCTTCGAAGCCCCCCGGCTCGGTATCAGGGCCGGCGGTATCACCGTCGACCACGGCCTCCAGATCGGATCCGACATCCGTGCCGCGGAAGTCGCAGCCCGGCTGACAGCCCTGTGCCTCGACCCGGTGGACTCCGTGGCCGTGGACGTGGGCAGGGACGGCGGGCCCGAGGCAGCGGCCCGCGACGCCCGCTACGCGGCCCTGGACGCCGCGGCGGACCGGCACTCGGCCGCCGCCGTCCTCCTCGGCCACACCCGCGACGACCAAGCTGAGACGGTTCTCCTCGGCCTCGCCCGCGGCTCGGGCACCCGCTCCCTGTCCGGCATGGCCGACGTCTCAGGCACCGAAGGTCGCTACCGCCGCCCGTTCCTGCGCGTCGACCGGCAGACGGCCCGCAGGGCCTGCATGGTCCAGTCGCTGCCCGTCTGGGACGACCCGCACAACACCGACCCCGCCTACACCCGTTCCCGGCTGCGCCACGAGGGGCTGCCCGCCCTGGAGAAGGCGCTCGGCAAGGGTGTCGTCGAAGCGCTCGCCCGCACCGCACAGCTCTCCAGGGACGACGCCGACGCCCTGGACGCCTGGGCGGCCCGCGCCGAACCCTCCGTACGGGACGACTCGGGCCACCTCGACTGCGCGGGGCTCTACGCACTGCCCCCCGCCGTACGCCGCAGGATCCTGCGCTCGGCGCTGCTCGACGCGGGTGCTCCCGCGGGTGCGCTGTTCGCCCGTCACATAGAGGAAGTCGACCGCCTCATCACCGGCTGGCGGGGCCAGCGGGCCATCAACCTGCCGGGCAAAGTCGAGGCCAGGCGGCAGGGTGGCAGACTTGTCATCCGGCAAGGCTGACGGCGCGGGCCAGCGAAGGCAGGCGCGGCCGGGCCCCCGGCTCGGACGACGAAAGTGATGCGGGTGGACGCGAAAGACATGGGTACCGACCTGGAGTCGGTGCTCCTCACCAAGGAAGAGATCGACGCCAAGCTGGCCGAACTGGCAGCGAAGATCGACGCGGAATACGCGGGCAAGGACCTCCTCCTCGTCGGTGTCCTCAAGGGCGCGGTGATGGTGATGGCGGATCTGGCGCGAGCGCTGTCCACCCCCGTCACGATGGACTGGATGGCCGTGTCGTCGTACGGCGCGGGCACCCAGTCCTCGGGTGTCGTCAGGATCCTCAAGGACCTCGACACCGACATCAAGGGCAAGCACGTCCTGATCGTCGAGGACATCATCGACTCGGGACTGACGCTCTCCTGGCTGCTGACCAACCTCGGCTCCCGCGAGCCGGCCTCCCTGGAGGTCTGCACGCTGCTGCGGAAGCCGGACGCCGCGAAGGTCGCGATCGACGTGAAGTGGACCGGCTTCGACATCCCGAACGAATTCGTGGTCGGCTACGGCCTGGACTACTCGGAGAAGTACCGGAACCTGCCGTTCGTCGGCACTCTGGCCCCGCACGTGTACGGCGGCGCCTGATCGCCGCACAGGCGTGTACGTCTCCGGAGGCTCCGGAGGCCCTGTTCGGGAACCCTCGCACACCTCCCTGCGTTGGAGCATGCGAAGACGGGTTTGCCAGCGGTCCCCTGCGACTTCGGGTGACAATGCTGGGGTACCGTCCGAAGAACAGTCTTTATCAAACTCACTATGGCAGGAGGGACGGGGCGCCACCGCTCCGTGTGGATGGACGTGAAGCGATACTTCCGTGGGCCGGTCATGTGGATCGTGCTGGCCGTCCTCGCCGTGGTCGTGTTGATGCAGGTCGTCGGTTCGTCCGGCGGCTACAAGACAGTGGACACCGGCCAGGTCGTACAGGCGATCAACGAGAATCATGCAAAGTCGGCCAAGCTCACCACCGGTGACGAACAGACCATCAAGGTCGAGCTGAAGGACGGCCAGAAGGTCAAGGGCAGCAGCAAGATCCAGGCCAGCTACATCGGCGACCAGGGTGCGCAGCTTGCCAAGACCCTTCAGGACAAGTTCGACAACAAGCAGATCAACGACGGCTACACCGTCCAGCCGTCCAAGCAGAACCCCTTCGTCGGGATTCTCCTCTCACTCCTGCCGATCATCCTGATCGTCGTCCTCTTCCTGTTCCTGATGAATCAGATGCAGGGCGGCGGCTCCCGAGTGATGAACTTCGGGAAGTCGAAGGCGAAGCTGCTCACCAAGGACACCCCGAAGACCACGTTCTCGGACGTGGCGGGTTCCGACGAGGCGGTCGAGGAGCTCCACGAGATCAAGGAGTTCCTCCAGGAGCCGGCGAAGTTCCAGGCAGTCGGCGCCAAGATCCCCAAGGGCGTGCTCCTCTACGGTCCGCCGGGAACGGGCAAGACGCTGCTGGCGCGCGCCGTCGCGGGCGAGGCCGGTGTGCCGTTCTACTCGATCTCGGGCTCCGACTTCGTCGAGATGTTCGTGGGTGTCGGTGCGTCCCGCGTACGCGACCTCTTCGAGCAGGCCAAGGCGAACGCCCCGGCGATCGTCTTCGTCGACGAGATCGACGCTGTCGGCCGGCACCGCGGTGCCGGTATGGGCGGCGGTCACGACGAGCGGGAGCAGACGCTGAACCAGCTCCTCGTGGAGATGGACGGATTCGACGTGAAGGGCGGCGTGATCCTCATCGCCGCCACCAACCGTCCCGACATCCTCGACCCGGCGCTGCTGCGGCCCGGCCGTTTCGACCGGCAGATCGCGGTCGACCGCCCGGACATGCAGGGCCGTCTGGAGATCCTGAAGGTTCACCAGAAGGGCAAGCCGGTCACTCCGGACGTCGACCTGGCGGCTGTCGCCCGGCGTACGCCCGGCTTCACCGGCGCCGACCTGGCCAACGTGCTGAACGAGGCGGCGCTGCTCACCGCGCGCAGCGACAAGAAGCTCGTCGACAACAGCATGCTGGACGAGGCGATCGACCGTGTCGTGGCCGGACCGCAGAAGCGGACCCGGATCATGTCGGACAAGGAAAAGAAGATCACCGCGTACCACGAGGGCGGACACGCCCTGG from Streptomyces tsukubensis encodes:
- the tilS gene encoding tRNA lysidine(34) synthetase TilS translates to MGPHPAVAAIRLAVRRVLHDVLTQYQHGEHPARRAAPPHGGPPAQHPERLATPPEWAAGILRASRPFRPPLPDAPLVLVACSGGADSMALASALAFEAPRLGIRAGGITVDHGLQIGSDIRAAEVAARLTALCLDPVDSVAVDVGRDGGPEAAARDARYAALDAAADRHSAAAVLLGHTRDDQAETVLLGLARGSGTRSLSGMADVSGTEGRYRRPFLRVDRQTARRACMVQSLPVWDDPHNTDPAYTRSRLRHEGLPALEKALGKGVVEALARTAQLSRDDADALDAWAARAEPSVRDDSGHLDCAGLYALPPAVRRRILRSALLDAGAPAGALFARHIEEVDRLITGWRGQRAINLPGKVEARRQGGRLVIRQG
- the hpt gene encoding hypoxanthine phosphoribosyltransferase, whose translation is MRVDAKDMGTDLESVLLTKEEIDAKLAELAAKIDAEYAGKDLLLVGVLKGAVMVMADLARALSTPVTMDWMAVSSYGAGTQSSGVVRILKDLDTDIKGKHVLIVEDIIDSGLTLSWLLTNLGSREPASLEVCTLLRKPDAAKVAIDVKWTGFDIPNEFVVGYGLDYSEKYRNLPFVGTLAPHVYGGA
- the ftsH gene encoding ATP-dependent zinc metalloprotease FtsH produces the protein MDVKRYFRGPVMWIVLAVLAVVVLMQVVGSSGGYKTVDTGQVVQAINENHAKSAKLTTGDEQTIKVELKDGQKVKGSSKIQASYIGDQGAQLAKTLQDKFDNKQINDGYTVQPSKQNPFVGILLSLLPIILIVVLFLFLMNQMQGGGSRVMNFGKSKAKLLTKDTPKTTFSDVAGSDEAVEELHEIKEFLQEPAKFQAVGAKIPKGVLLYGPPGTGKTLLARAVAGEAGVPFYSISGSDFVEMFVGVGASRVRDLFEQAKANAPAIVFVDEIDAVGRHRGAGMGGGHDEREQTLNQLLVEMDGFDVKGGVILIAATNRPDILDPALLRPGRFDRQIAVDRPDMQGRLEILKVHQKGKPVTPDVDLAAVARRTPGFTGADLANVLNEAALLTARSDKKLVDNSMLDEAIDRVVAGPQKRTRIMSDKEKKITAYHEGGHALVAAASPNSDPVHKITILSRGRALGYTMVLPEEDKYSTTRNEMLDQLAYMLGGRAAEELVFHDPTTGAANDIEKATSTARSMVTQYGMTERLGAIKFGADNSEPFVGREMGHQRDYSEEVAALVDEEVKKLIETAHNEAWEILVENRDVLDNLVLELLEKETLGKEQIAEVFAPIVKRPARPAWTGSTRRTPSTRPPVLSPRELHLTNGANGTAPAVTSGVSTEKAPTGTESEPSPAPEDRPES